The following coding sequences are from one Lolium rigidum isolate FL_2022 chromosome 6, APGP_CSIRO_Lrig_0.1, whole genome shotgun sequence window:
- the LOC124662500 gene encoding uncharacterized protein LOC124662500, which yields MSRWTMSPAPSSYMKEIVSEDPASSMPLFPVLARSENGTAANQFHVLNSSSGGSVRQANDAPKLGRSAPVHAMTTYSPPATGWASATAVALRPPFGAVTSPMQQTPPAHLLQQLMILAGSSSRAPWMQSYMQAGQPPSLFSPPGEPVVCSASPQIPAASSGAVHGAISAVQSDASGSHFNPMDIGAGRAIAAIQSDAGGIHSSPWGTGAGRGAVTTVKRRWWKPQ from the coding sequence AAATCGTATCTGAAGATCCAGCAAGCAGCATGCCTCTATTCCCGGTGCTGGCAAGGTCTGAGAATGGCACCGCTGCCAACCAGTTCCACGTGCTCAACTCTAGCAGCGGCGGCTCTGTCAGACAGGCGAACGACGCCCCGAAGTTGGGCCGTTCGGCGCCGGTGCACGCCATGACCACTTACAGCCCTCCGGCCACCGGCTGGGCTTCAGCGACGGCAGTGGCCCTGCGTCCTCCGTTCGGAGCTGTGACGTCACCGATGCAACAGACGCCCCCGGCGCACCTGCTGCAGCAGCTCATGATCTTAGCGGGGTCTTCTTCGCGGGCGCCGTGGATGCAGAGCTACATGCAGGCAGGCCAGCCACCATCGTTATTCTCCCCTCCAGGAGAGCCTGTGGTATGCTCTGCTTCTCCACAGATACCGGCAGCTAGCTCTGGCGCCGTCCATGGCGCCATCTCCGCTGTACAGagcgatgccagcggcagccacttCAATCCCATGGACATCGGTGCCGGCCGTGCCATCGCAGCCATACAAAGTGACGCCGGCGGAATTCACAGTAGTCCCTGGGGCACCGGCGCCGGTCGTGGCGCTGTCACAACTGTAAAGCGACGCTGGTGGAAACCACAGTAA